ATGGGAAGCCTGCTAAAACCAGAGGATGTCGCAAACGCGACCACTGACTTTGCAAAAGCAAAGTTTTACTCTACCAGTCAACGTTGTAAAAGCGACCACAAGGTCGCAAAAGTGACATGCCTAGGCCCCAaaccccttcgcaaatgcgactaataCCTTGGAAATGTGAGGCCTGCAAATGCGAActggttctcgcatttgcgagatctgcAGCACCAACAACATGTGCAATACTTAAACAAGTGCCAAACATTCTAAAATATGTTAGTAACTCACGCGAGACCTAAAAAATCACAAACGAGCGTCTGATTCCTACCAAACTAACTTGGAAGGACACTAAACCttacacacaagtttcaaatgataaaattgaTCTATTTCATGTCCCGAAACAAAAATTCGATCCCGATAAACACAAAGTTGACTCATGGTCAAAATTAGAAATTTTGAAACCTTCAAATTATCAACTTTCAGTAAAAAGAGCCAATTCATCCTAGGAACCTCTGAATTCAATTATGGGTATAATGTATAAGTTAAATATCACCATACAAACCAATTGGGACCATCAAAATGACGTTTCAGGGTCGtttccacaaaagtcaaacttggccaacacttccaacttaaacttctaaaatagGAACTATGTATTTCAAATCAAACCAATAACTCCCCAAAACCCAACCAACCATCCCCAAAAGTCACACAACCATAAATACACATAGAGGAAACTTCAAAGGGGGAAACAAGGCTTAAATAGACAAAACAACCAGCTGGGTCATTATAGTTTTCAATCATCATTTGAATTTGTGTATGTTGTAAACCTAAAAAGATTAATCATCTAAACAAGCTTATCTTAAATAGAAAATATTCAAgacaaaaataagaatttttataaCAAATACAAAATTATTCAATAACATAAAATGTTTAATTGTTATTTCATACAAGTATACATACAAGTTTGTTATATTCCATATTTTCGTGCATAAAAGTACATCATAAGTTAATTGATGTGTCACACCCCAACTTCGGAGAGCACAACCAGCGCTCGCCGAGATAACCAAGCCAAGTAAGCCTATAAAATGCCTTCTATcaaaactcacccatgaataaagagaagatatatttcattaattagacaatgaaaAGGTTACATGAAAAATTCAATTTTCAATGTCGTTAGAACATCATTCTAGATTTACAAAAAcattacattacacattcatagtttagagGTGGAAACATAttatacaaatacaacatttctaAATTGACTTCAAAAAACAAATGTACCACTGACGCTATGTCTACGACCTCCAATATATAAAATACAGTAGCGTGATGGTGCTGGAATCAGGctccggttatacctcaaaacaatATACATAGCGGACAGGAGATACAAGACCCCAAAAGGAAGTGGGGCTCACAAAGTCAGCTtaggagagggtgtactgctattacTGATCAATACAGCCTGCTGTGGAGCCACCTGCATcctttaaagatgcaacgccccgggcaaaggggacgttagtatgtatggaatagtactagtatgtaaaactaaacaccctctcaatagaatgagtaacAGTAAAAAGAGAAGGAAACGTGAAATTAACGAGAGCCTAAAACAGTATAAAcatggggatttacccctcaatcactcctacactagCACGTGTAGTTCCGGGGTTAGGCTATTTTGATCTTCTCTTCCACAATTATGTATACtaacttgcaattgaaacatgattaCATTGATCATAATTGATTACATTCTCGGAGGGAATCATTTTATGATAGGAATAGGTTGAACATATTTTGAGTACATACAACTTTCAGCAATGCTTATTTTAGAATTATGAAATATATTAGGAAGGACTaggaacatgagaaataagaagTTGTGCCAATCACAATCTCAACTTATGAGGAAATCATGGAATTTGATTTCTACAAGaggattttagccaacatacctcgcttgagcttccttaacttactacaatgttccggaaatcctagcgacttcaatctattagaaacatgacaaatttgaatcataattaggaagatattcagaGGTTCAGCTCAATTGCTCATTGTATCAAGCagtaagtgtgcattaaggtttcaaggttctcATATGGGCGATTCTTTCATACCACAACCCAACGTTTACCCATTTGGGCTCAATAACCTTCCCACCaaccttgatggtacatgcatgcataaataacactgAAGAATCACATTTCTAATTACCTACTTTCAGTCCAATCCCGAAAtcgagggctagggagtagaatcttacgtCTTGggtgaagaccttgtgagttttccttgttgaatttcaaattttaagtAAGGGTTGATGAAAAAAGTTCTTGGGGATTCATCCTTTCTCTCTAAAGCACTCCCCTCGCTCTAAAATGGCAGATTTTTGCCTTCTAAACGAAACCGAGTGGCTTTTAATCAAATGGGGTTGGGTTTTAAAAATCAGAAAAtagaccctccgaactcaactaTGTGGTCCCAGAGTGCACCGCAGATCAGGTCTGCGACCTACAAAATGGACCGCAGATATAATCCCAAAATCTGGGTTGGTCTACTAGGACTGCAGCCCACATatcaattatgcggccgcataatggaccgcaaaatctcCCTCTGAAAATCTTCATGCTGGTTCTGTGACGGATATACGGTCCATGaaactattatgcgatcgcatagttgaccgcaaaacGACCTCCAAAATTGGCCCATTTCTCTGCTTCGCTCTGCGGCAGATCTATGATATGCATAtcagttctgcagtcgcataatggacctcaAAAATGCTCTGTTCTACAACAATTTTTCTTCAACTTCCCAACCctctgttcaacccaaaaagttcgtactTTGGCCAGCAAGCTCAACGCGAAGATTTTCTACAACTATTAAATTTATTAGCCGACCTCGACACCATGAAACCCCTAATTAgttgaaattttatggggccttccATCTTTACCCGCTCAaaattattcgtcctcgaatgagggtcaaaatccgccattagcatccaatgtgacCCAACTGTTACTTCACATACCAGAAGTTCCACATTTTGACTAActctttaaatttttaaaaattttgccagagtatcccctttaattgggcctatccacctgccagagaatcccaaaacaAATACTAACAGCATAACCATAATATTACGATGTAAAATAACATGGAAACAACACCGGCCACACTGCCATAAACATTACATTACCAAGAAGGAGTATCCTTCACATAAGTTGTTCAGGCGAAACATCATTTGTAGAAAGTTAGCTTTTAACATCATGGACACAACTACATAGCTATTTAAGCAAATGAGGATACTTCTCCTTCTTCTCTTTCTCGGCTTCCCAGGTGGCCACTTTGAACTGTTGGTttcaccataacactttcacggaggaaatcTCTTTGTTTCTCAGCTTTCGGACTTGcttgtcaaaaatggcaactggaatctcttcataagtcaattccttatTAACCTCTATAATCTCAACCGGAAGTATGAGCGACACATCCCCAACCACCCTTTttaacatggatacatgaaacattgGGTGCACTAAAGAGATATTTGGAGGTAGTTctagcttgtaagccacctgaccaatcttctgaatgattctgtacggtctggCATACCTCAGACTAAATTTTCCTATCTTACCAAACCGTATaacccctttcatgggggaaaccttcaagaatacccaattatcctcttggaactccaaatccctatgacgtaCATCCGAATAGAACTCCTGATGACTTCTGAGAAAAATCCATGGTCATATGTTTGTGAATGCCCTCATTCAATTGTACCAGCAATGGATTGtcatattgcttctccttgacttacacaacaagtgatgattcacccctatttttcacaataacccctccttcactagagccCGTAGACGAACCCCCATACTAGCTAATCGATGAACATTGGGGCCTTAGGTGAAATATTACGGGGCCCTACACGATGTAAGCTGTGTGGATATGATCGAGACAATTTCTCTAAATAGATAGATGGATTCATGTCCGACCATGACTGGATTGTGCACAATGACATCTAAGCAAGAAATCTGTGGTGGTTCAAAGATCCTTTCACAAGTTAGTGCCCATGAAATATTGAATGTTCCTATTAATAATGACTTGAGGATCCAACAGAGAACTACCAGGTGCTTAAAAAGAAAAAGTGCAAATCATCTGCAGAATGTCTTCGAGAAAGGTATGAAAAACGCGACCCATCAGTTGGCTTGCTCAGCCACATAGGTAAGTATCAATAACTATTCCGCTATAACACTCAGGAATGGCCAAAATTGCTAGAGAAAAATAACTAGCTAATAACCCCTGGTTGGGAAGATGACAAGGCAACCGCTTTTCCCAACAATCCTAATGTACTAATGTATAGCCTTGTTAGCGCTGTCTATATCCATGATTTTCCACCTATTGAACATTCCATTAAAGATGGTGCAGATCATGCCCCAAAGATCCCCAAAAAGAATGTTGTTTTGCCCTCAGGAGAAAACCCACCATCTAGTGACATTGAAGCAGCAATCAATTGGCAGTCTGAAAATTCTATTTCTCAAAATAGAATGTTGTAACACCCCCACCTTGGGTGGTGCAACCAGAACACGATGCCCGAACGCCCATGCGAAACAACGTCAGTTCTTACATTCTTTTTATCCATTAAATTTGGCCATTGAGGCCTCCAAATATTACCACTTTAATTAATATGTGAATAACTTTTTAGCAAAATAAACATTAGCAATTAATATATGATCATCACTGTCACTAGCGCAGCCATACCCAGCCATAACATGCAATCAAATACTAACACTAGCCTggaagcctctaagagtatcaaaagaaatatatatattacACCACTTGGTCGGGACAGGGCTCCACCGTACCCAAAACGTTCATGACATCTGCTTCAGTACATATTAAATGTTGAACATCTACTTCGAAAGAGTGGAGAGCAACAACCTATCAACTCGAACAACACCCTATTGGGGAGGGACGCCACTGGGTCTATTTGCACCTATGGTCATGAACACAATGCCCAAAATAAAAGGGCGTCAGTACGAAAGATGTAATGAGTATACAAAGCTAAGAAATCATATAAATAAAAGTCATAGTATAGGAAACATGATCTCATGGTCTCAACCTAGGTACCGAGGACAACCACCGGGGGCATGAACAATAGAATCCATAACATATAAAGATGCAACGATACAAAGGAGTAGGCCACTTATTGAATCTTTGCATTAAATACAATATAAATTTATTTAGCCCTGCGTTGGGTCATCTTACTTTACATCGTACCTGGCCTCGCACAGGACTCCGTAAGATTAATTTCCTTTATCACATCATACCTGACATCATAAGGTCTCGGTCGTACCCCCCCATGTAATGAATCGATCGTACCCGTCAATATAAAGGCTCGGTAATGTCATAGAGAGCTCAGGTTCGTACCAGGCCACACAAGGTCTCGATTGTACCAGACCATGTAAGGGCTCATTAGCATTTCACATCATACCCAATTGATCAGTGGTtacacaataggtgtcgtacacGACTATCTATAGTGCAACTCGCTAAAAATAGATTCATGTTCATATGTGGTGATTTGCAGAATCAACTCCAAGAGATATTAAGTTTAAcctcaaaatgaaccatgcttcCCGATCACATGATACCATCTTGGAATAATTTAAACATTAATAGGAATGCTACTAGCAATAATATACAAGGATGGAACAACATTATTTAGAGGCCATAGAACCACCAAATCTTACAGTGCATGAATTATTTAAAAGGAAGGAGAAACTTTCGCAAACTCGTGCCAAGAAAGAAAGTTGCCCTACAAACCTTGTTGAAGCGCTAGCTACGCTTATAGGATGATCAACCCTGCCTTCAATGAATCCCCAAAATCGATTCAAATAGATAATAACTATTACAACGATGGTTCCAGGCTCCTTCACCAAAATATTGCAAGATTCAAACTCATCTTCGACTTCTTCTTTACTCGTTTGGAAATCCGAAAAGGGGAATTAAGAGTATTTTTGGAAAACAAGTGTTGCTGATACTTCTAGAAGATGAGAGGTAATGAACCTTACTAACTTTTTATACTAGCATAGAAATCTCCGTTGGGTTCTCATGCAAAATGGGTCACCCTGCGCTGGTTACGATACCAGGTGGGACATCTGGCGCAAGCTTGCGGAATCGTGTAATCCCCCTTCCCTTCTCATATGTCGTTGGCTGACTGGCCATGTTTGAGACCAAACTTACCAAGATTTATTTAGGTGTGAGGTGTAACATCATCTCCTCCTTAGGAATAGTCTTCCTCGAATGTTGGATCACAACCCATCATGATTACCTCATTATTGCCTCTCAACACTTGGAAAAATCTAGGTATGTAGATTTCATTTGCTCTTTTgtttcccatgtcatttcttcctTACTATTGTTCCCACAAAGCACTTTAATTGAAGCCACTTCTTTACTTCGCAGCTTTCGGACTTGACGATCAAGAATGGCTACCAGAACTTCTTCGTACGATAGATCTCATGTAACCTTAATAACTTCAAGAGGGGTGATATGCAATGGATCACTTAAACACATGCCgatcatagatacatgaaaaacaaGATGCACTACCTCCAATTCCGGGGGCAACTCCAGCTCATAATCCACTTGACCGACCTTCCTGTATGATTTGATATGGTCTGATATATCAGGGGATGAGTTTGCCTCTTTTACCAAACCTCATCAACTTTCAGAGGTGACACCTTCAAGAACACCTAGTCTCCTACAACGAACTCCAAATCTCGTCGCCGACTATCTGAGTAAGATTTTTGCCTACTCTGAGTGGTCAATAATCGATTTCGAATTTCCTTCACCTTTTCCCCAGCTTGTTGCACCTACTCAAGGCCTAATAACTTTGTTTCACCAACCTCTAACTGTCCTATAGGCGATATGAATGTTCGTCTGTGTAaggcctcatatggtgccacTCGAATGCTGGCATGGTAGCTGTTTTGTAAGAAAATTTGATGAGTGATATACGATCATCCTAATCACTCTTGAAGTCTAGAACATTGGTCTGTAACATGTTCTCGAGCGTTTGAATAGGTTGCTCGGCCTGGACATTGGTTTTTTGGATAGAAAGTTGTATTGATGTTGATCCTTGTAACTAACTCTTTCTGGAATGATTTCCAATAATTAGTTGTGACCAAAcaacctctatctgatatgatagaaaccaGGACCCAATGAAGTCGAACTATTTCCTTAATATACAACATAGCATATTATTCAGCCGAGAAAGTAGTTTTGGCTGGAAGAAAGTGAGCTGACATGGTGAGTCGATCCACGATAATCTGAATTTAATGAAACCCTTGACGTGATCATGATAATCCAGTAATGAAATCCTGGTTGATCGCTTCCTATTTCTCGGTCAGAATTTCCATGTATCGCAGCAACGCTCCCGATTTTTGATGTTCAATCTTAACTTTTTGGAAATTTGGACACGAGTGACGTACCCAACAATGCACCTCTTCATGTTGTTCAACT
The DNA window shown above is from Nicotiana tomentosiformis chromosome 8, ASM39032v3, whole genome shotgun sequence and carries:
- the LOC138898157 gene encoding uncharacterized protein; its protein translation is MKGVIRFGKIGKFSLRYARPYRIIQKIGQVAYKLELPPNISLVHPMFHVSMLKRVVGDVSLILPVEIIEVNKELTYEEIPVAIFDKQVRKLRNKEISSVKVLW